A DNA window from Paenibacillus sp. HWE-109 contains the following coding sequences:
- the trpD gene encoding anthranilate phosphoribosyltransferase produces MSGLIHIQQAIGKVIGGSHLSREEARSVMSEIMDGAASPAQIGSLLTALRMKGETLEEITGFAETMRSKAMQVNVLQSDLLDTCGTGGDGAETFNISTTAAIVASAGGIRVAKHGNRAMSSKSGSADVLEALGVKITLSGEQAAKCLDRTGICFMFAQAYHQSMKHVAAPRRELGFRTVFNLLGPLTNPAGADRQVLGVFDSTKTELIAQALQALGLKRALVVASEDGLDEFSISAPTKVTELKADVITTYQITPDDLGLRAHSIKDVMGGDALLNAEIIRHIFAGEKGPHRDIVLANAAACFYVTGHVGTLQQGVKLAANVIDSGSAEQKLNDLIQYTGELCHVS; encoded by the coding sequence ATGAGTGGACTTATTCATATACAGCAAGCGATCGGGAAAGTGATCGGCGGCAGCCATCTCTCCCGTGAAGAGGCGCGCAGCGTCATGTCCGAGATTATGGACGGCGCAGCTTCGCCAGCGCAAATCGGCAGTTTGTTGACTGCGCTGCGCATGAAAGGCGAAACACTGGAAGAGATCACTGGATTTGCAGAAACGATGCGCAGCAAAGCGATGCAAGTCAACGTGCTGCAAAGCGATCTGCTCGACACATGCGGGACAGGCGGAGATGGGGCAGAAACGTTTAATATTTCAACGACAGCAGCGATTGTAGCTTCAGCAGGCGGCATACGTGTAGCAAAGCATGGCAACCGCGCCATGTCGAGCAAAAGCGGCAGTGCGGACGTTCTGGAAGCGCTGGGCGTGAAGATCACATTAAGCGGTGAGCAGGCAGCCAAATGCTTGGACAGAACCGGCATCTGCTTCATGTTCGCTCAAGCTTATCATCAATCCATGAAGCATGTGGCTGCGCCGCGCCGCGAACTGGGATTCCGGACTGTATTCAATTTACTGGGGCCTTTGACGAACCCGGCAGGCGCGGACCGTCAGGTTCTAGGCGTGTTTGACAGCACGAAAACCGAATTGATCGCGCAGGCACTGCAAGCCTTAGGCTTAAAACGTGCGCTGGTTGTTGCCAGTGAAGATGGTTTGGATGAATTCAGCATTTCGGCACCTACCAAAGTGACGGAACTGAAGGCGGATGTGATCACGACATACCAAATTACGCCGGATGATCTTGGCTTGCGCGCGCACAGCATCAAAGATGTGATGGGTGGAGATGCTCTGTTGAATGCTGAAATCATTCGTCATATTTTCGCTGGTGAAAAAGGGCCTCACCGCGATATCGTACTTGCGAATGCTGCCGCATGCTTCTACGTAACCGGTCATGTAGGAACACTGCAGCAAGGTGTGAAGTTGGCCGCGAATGTGATTGACTCCGGAAGCGCTGAACAGAAACTGAATGACTTAATCCAATATACAGGAGAACTATGCCATGTTTCTTGA
- a CDS encoding phosphoribosylanthranilate isomerase yields the protein MAVKTVPSVKICGLQSVEVLKSIVHLPIAHIGFVFAPSKRQVTAEKAQELISYLKSEAMKGVPIPLTVGVFVNPSEEQLTQILAVAPLDVVQLHSKETPAFCRWVREQFHVKVFKSVSISKSDNQIPLLADVSAQLDPYIGTIDAVLLDTFDPIYGGGSGTSFAWDCIPVYQEWARKAQVQLLVAGGLQPDNVNELVSAYQPDGVDVSSGVETDGVKDIAKITAFVERVNRK from the coding sequence ATGGCCGTGAAGACGGTTCCGAGCGTAAAAATTTGTGGACTTCAAAGCGTTGAAGTGTTAAAATCAATCGTGCATTTGCCGATAGCTCATATCGGTTTTGTTTTTGCACCAAGCAAGCGGCAAGTAACCGCTGAGAAGGCGCAAGAATTGATTTCTTACTTGAAATCAGAAGCAATGAAGGGTGTGCCGATTCCGCTAACGGTAGGCGTTTTCGTGAATCCGAGCGAAGAGCAGCTAACACAAATTTTAGCTGTAGCCCCTCTGGATGTCGTTCAGCTGCACAGCAAGGAAACGCCGGCATTTTGCCGCTGGGTGCGTGAACAATTTCATGTGAAAGTGTTCAAATCCGTTTCGATATCGAAGTCGGACAATCAAATCCCGCTGCTGGCTGACGTGTCTGCTCAGCTTGATCCCTATATCGGGACCATTGATGCTGTTTTGCTGGATACTTTTGATCCCATTTATGGTGGAGGCTCCGGCACTTCGTTTGCTTGGGACTGTATTCCTGTGTATCAGGAATGGGCTCGAAAGGCGCAAGTACAACTGCTTGTTGCAGGCGGTTTGCAGCCTGATAATGTGAATGAACTAGTGTCGGCCTATCAGCCCGACGGCGTGGATGTATCGAGCGGCGTTGAG
- the trpC gene encoding indole-3-glycerol phosphate synthase TrpC, with the protein MFLDKIVATKLAEVEAMSSFSIKEAERLIAELPPCLGFERALTTRKNRAMGLIAEVKKASPSKGLIREDFDPVGLAKSYEIAGADCISVLTDVSYFQGSNAYLQAVRQAVNVPLLRKDFTIDPKQIYEARLIGADAILLIAAILSTDQMKQYLQLASDLGLDALVEVHDREELERALELDTQLIGVNNRNLKTFVTDLHTTEELIQFVPPGKTVVSESGISTVQDMAYLQQIGSKAVLIGEHFMRQPSVEQAVNDLMGERAQQTN; encoded by the coding sequence ATGTTTCTTGATAAAATTGTTGCGACGAAATTAGCCGAGGTTGAAGCGATGAGCAGTTTTTCCATCAAGGAGGCGGAGAGGCTGATTGCCGAGCTTCCACCATGCTTGGGTTTTGAGCGAGCTTTGACTACACGCAAAAACCGCGCTATGGGTCTTATTGCAGAAGTGAAAAAGGCTTCACCGTCCAAAGGATTGATTCGTGAAGACTTCGATCCCGTAGGATTGGCTAAGTCTTATGAAATCGCAGGAGCGGATTGCATTTCTGTGCTGACGGATGTGTCCTATTTTCAAGGCAGCAACGCGTACTTGCAGGCCGTTCGGCAAGCTGTGAATGTGCCGCTGCTGCGTAAGGATTTCACGATTGATCCCAAGCAAATTTATGAAGCTCGTTTGATCGGAGCGGATGCCATTCTGCTCATTGCGGCTATCCTGTCGACAGATCAAATGAAGCAGTACTTGCAATTGGCCAGCGATCTAGGCCTCGATGCGCTTGTTGAAGTTCATGATCGAGAAGAATTGGAACGTGCGCTTGAACTGGATACGCAGCTGATAGGTGTGAACAACCGGAATCTCAAAACATTTGTGACGGATCTGCATACAACGGAAGAACTGATACAGTTTGTTCCTCCTGGCAAGACAGTCGTTAGTGAAAGTGGTATTTCAACTGTGCAGGATATGGCTTATTTGCAGCAGATTGGCTCTAAAGCCGTGTTGATCGGAGAGCACTTTATGCGTCAGCCGAGCGTAGAACAGGCTGTGAACGATTTGATGGGTGAGCGCGCTCAGCAAACGAACTAG